In Bradyrhizobium sp. CCBAU 051011, the following are encoded in one genomic region:
- a CDS encoding methyl-accepting chemotaxis protein: MLARYSIRTKIIAVVAFLLVAMMGMGLLAVRNMRAINANTVDIATSWLPSIRVLGDLRAGVITYRNVIREHMLSETLEEKLATEKTLAAVIEANNKIRAAYEPLIMSAEERTLYNEWAQLWDKYRRGTQEVMELSRNAVGQIPTEANDLNATTVNKIGLQADAVLKKSIDLNNAGSDKAAQEAADSYASALIMLAAILCAAVLIGIAVSYYLVRDVSSGIASIVMPMQALGNGDLSADVPHQGEKTEIGAMADTLQVFKQALIAKKTADEAAAADAEAKIERGRRVDSITRNFESVIGEIVQTVSSASTQLEASAGTLSATAERSQTLTSTVASASGEASANVQSVASATEELSSSVTEIGRQVQESARMATDAVGQARVTNDRVSELSKAAGRIGDVVELINTIAGQTNLLALNATIEAARAGDAGRGFAVVASEVKALAEQTAKATGEISQQITGIQGATQESVSAIKEISGTIERLAEISSAIAAAVEEQGAATQEISRNVQQAARGTQQVSSNITDVQRGASETGAASSQVLSAAQSLSGDSNRLRLEVGKFLESVRAA, translated from the coding sequence ATGCTTGCCAGGTATTCCATCCGCACCAAGATCATCGCCGTGGTGGCGTTCCTGCTCGTCGCGATGATGGGCATGGGTCTGCTCGCTGTCCGCAACATGCGGGCCATCAATGCCAACACGGTCGACATCGCAACCAGCTGGCTGCCGAGCATCCGCGTGCTGGGCGACCTGCGCGCCGGCGTCATCACCTATCGCAACGTGATCCGCGAACACATGCTGTCCGAGACGCTGGAAGAAAAACTGGCGACGGAAAAGACGCTGGCTGCCGTCATCGAGGCCAACAACAAGATCCGCGCAGCCTATGAGCCCCTGATTATGTCGGCGGAAGAGCGCACGCTGTATAATGAGTGGGCGCAGCTCTGGGACAAATACCGCAGAGGCACCCAGGAAGTCATGGAGCTGTCCCGCAATGCGGTCGGCCAGATTCCCACCGAGGCCAACGACCTGAATGCAACAACCGTGAACAAGATCGGGCTTCAGGCCGATGCCGTTCTGAAGAAGAGTATCGACCTCAACAACGCGGGCAGCGACAAGGCGGCACAGGAAGCGGCCGACAGCTATGCTTCCGCCTTGATCATGCTGGCCGCGATCCTCTGCGCCGCCGTGCTCATCGGCATCGCCGTCAGCTATTACCTGGTTCGCGACGTATCGAGCGGCATCGCTTCCATCGTCATGCCGATGCAGGCGCTGGGCAATGGAGATCTGAGCGCCGACGTGCCGCATCAGGGCGAGAAGACCGAAATCGGTGCGATGGCCGACACCTTGCAGGTGTTCAAGCAAGCGCTGATCGCCAAGAAGACCGCCGACGAGGCCGCTGCCGCCGACGCCGAAGCCAAGATCGAGCGTGGCCGGCGGGTCGACAGCATTACCCGCAATTTCGAAAGCGTGATCGGAGAGATCGTGCAGACGGTATCATCGGCGTCAACACAGCTCGAGGCGTCCGCCGGCACGCTGTCTGCGACCGCCGAGCGGTCGCAGACGCTGACATCGACCGTAGCTTCAGCCTCCGGAGAAGCCTCCGCCAACGTGCAGTCGGTGGCGTCGGCGACCGAGGAGCTTTCTTCCTCGGTGACCGAGATCGGCCGTCAGGTGCAGGAATCGGCGCGGATGGCGACGGACGCGGTCGGCCAGGCCCGCGTTACCAACGACCGGGTCAGCGAATTGTCCAAGGCAGCGGGCCGGATCGGCGACGTGGTCGAACTCATCAACACCATCGCCGGTCAGACCAATTTGCTCGCGCTCAACGCCACCATCGAGGCGGCGCGCGCCGGCGATGCCGGCCGCGGCTTTGCGGTCGTGGCGTCGGAAGTCAAGGCGCTCGCCGAACAGACGGCAAAGGCCACCGGCGAAATCAGCCAGCAGATTACCGGCATTCAGGGCGCGACCCAGGAGTCCGTGAGCGCGATCAAGGAAATCAGCGGCACCATCGAAAGGCTGGCGGAGATCTCCTCGGCGATCGCGGCCGCCGTGGAAGAACAGGGCGCCGCGACCCAGGAAATCTCCCGCAACGTGCAACAGGCGGCGCGGGGCACCCAGCAGGTTTCCAGCAATATCACCGATGTGCAGCGCGGCGCCAGCGAGACCGGCGCAGCCTCGTCCCAGGTGCTCTCGGCGGCGCAGTCGCTGTCGGGCGATAGCAACCGTCTCCGGCTCGAGGTCGGCAAGTTTCTGGAGTCGGTCCGGGCAGCCTGA
- a CDS encoding branched-chain amino acid ABC transporter permease — MTADAIIQSLASGLLMGLLYGLIAVGLALIFGLMDVVNFAHGEFLMIAMYATFFLFVFFAIDPLLSAPLVAAALFVFGAVVYLLIVRFAVRAKANAGMVQIFSTFGLAIVMRGLTQYFFTPDYRSVTHSWLGGKTVSVAGIFLPVPQLVGALVAIAAFGGLYLFINRTDFGRALEATREDAGAVALVGIDKNKVFALGWGLGAALVGLAGAIMAIFFYIYPDVGASFALIAYVTVALGGFGSVFGAFAGGIIVGLVEATTAMLLPPSLKAVGIYAVYLLVVFVRPRGLFGSM; from the coding sequence ATGACAGCCGATGCCATCATCCAAAGCCTCGCCAGCGGGCTCCTCATGGGCCTGCTCTATGGCCTGATCGCCGTCGGCCTCGCGCTGATCTTCGGCCTCATGGACGTCGTGAACTTCGCCCATGGCGAGTTCCTGATGATCGCGATGTACGCGACGTTCTTCCTGTTCGTGTTCTTCGCAATCGATCCCTTGCTTTCGGCACCGCTGGTCGCAGCCGCCCTGTTCGTGTTCGGGGCCGTGGTCTATCTGTTGATCGTGCGCTTTGCCGTCCGCGCGAAAGCCAATGCCGGCATGGTGCAGATCTTCTCGACCTTTGGTTTGGCCATCGTCATGCGTGGCCTGACGCAATATTTCTTCACGCCGGATTATCGCAGCGTCACCCATTCATGGCTTGGCGGCAAGACGGTGTCGGTGGCCGGCATATTCCTGCCCGTGCCGCAACTGGTCGGCGCGCTGGTCGCGATCGCGGCATTCGGCGGGCTCTATCTCTTCATCAACCGCACCGATTTCGGCCGCGCACTGGAAGCGACCCGCGAGGACGCCGGCGCGGTGGCGCTGGTCGGCATCGACAAGAACAAGGTGTTCGCGCTGGGGTGGGGCCTCGGCGCGGCGCTGGTGGGCCTCGCCGGCGCGATCATGGCGATCTTCTTCTACATCTATCCCGATGTCGGCGCTTCCTTTGCGCTGATCGCCTATGTGACGGTGGCGCTCGGCGGTTTCGGCAGTGTGTTCGGCGCCTTCGCCGGCGGCATCATCGTCGGCCTCGTCGAAGCCACGACCGCCATGTTGCTGCCGCCGTCGCTGAAAGCGGTCGGAATCTACGCCGTCTATCTCCTTGTCGTCTTTGTCCGCCCGCGCGGCCTGTTCGGATCGATGTGA
- the ltnD gene encoding L-threonate dehydrogenase, translated as MPESAKPSVTVIGLGSMGYGMATSLRRAGLEVTGCDVSADTVGRFVADGGKGAGTPAEAAKSADIVVSVVVNAAQTETILFGANGVAETLAKGAVFISSATMDPDVARGLAKQLEATGRHYLDAPISGGAQRAAQGELTILASGSPTAFAKARPALDAMAAKLYELGDDAGQGAAFKMINQLLAGVHIAAASEAIAFAAKQGLDIRKVYEVITASAGNSWMFENRMPHVLDGDYAPRSAVDIFVKDLGIIQDMARSQKFPVPVSAAALQMFLMTSAAGMGRDDDASVARMYAKVTGTHLPGEPK; from the coding sequence ATGCCAGAATCCGCCAAACCAAGTGTCACCGTCATCGGGCTGGGTTCGATGGGCTATGGCATGGCGACATCGCTGCGCCGCGCCGGGCTCGAAGTGACCGGCTGCGACGTCTCGGCGGATACCGTGGGGCGGTTCGTGGCCGACGGCGGCAAGGGCGCCGGCACGCCGGCGGAAGCCGCGAAATCGGCCGATATAGTCGTCAGCGTCGTCGTCAACGCCGCCCAGACCGAGACCATTTTGTTTGGCGCGAATGGCGTCGCGGAAACGCTGGCGAAAGGCGCGGTATTCATTTCCTCCGCCACGATGGATCCCGACGTCGCACGGGGGCTCGCCAAACAGTTGGAAGCGACCGGCCGTCACTACCTCGACGCGCCGATTTCTGGTGGCGCGCAGCGCGCGGCGCAGGGCGAACTCACCATTCTGGCGTCGGGCAGTCCGACCGCCTTCGCCAAGGCACGCCCGGCGCTGGATGCGATGGCGGCAAAACTCTACGAACTCGGCGACGACGCCGGTCAAGGCGCCGCCTTCAAGATGATCAACCAGTTGCTCGCCGGCGTGCATATCGCCGCCGCCTCGGAGGCGATCGCGTTCGCCGCCAAGCAGGGGCTTGATATCCGTAAGGTCTATGAGGTGATCACGGCGTCCGCCGGCAATTCCTGGATGTTCGAGAACCGCATGCCGCATGTGCTCGATGGCGATTATGCGCCGCGCAGCGCGGTGGATATTTTCGTGAAAGACCTCGGCATCATCCAGGATATGGCGCGCTCGCAGAAATTCCCGGTGCCGGTTTCCGCCGCAGCCTTGCAGATGTTCCTGATGACGTCGGCCGCCGGCATGGGCCGCGACGACGATGCTTCAGTGGCGCGGATGTACGCGAAGGTCACCGGCACGCATCTGCCGGGCGAGCCGAAATAG
- a CDS encoding aldolase, translated as MSETKLREEICRLGRSLFERGLTPGSSGNISVKLDDGGWLVTPTNASLGSLDPARMSRLGPDGKLVSGDAPTKEVPLHTALYQTRSAARAVVHLHSTHSVALSMLPEIDPHAALPPMTPYYLMKCGQTALVPYYRPGDRAVADAIKGLAGKYSSVLLANHGPVVSGDTLEAAVYAIEELEETAKLYLLLRGLNPRYLSPEQVMDLTKVFGLVLPEHSHNHK; from the coding sequence ATGAGCGAAACCAAGTTACGCGAGGAAATCTGCCGCCTCGGCCGTTCGCTGTTCGAGCGCGGGCTGACGCCGGGCTCCTCGGGCAACATCAGCGTGAAACTCGACGATGGCGGCTGGCTGGTGACGCCCACCAATGCCTCGCTCGGGTCGCTCGACCCGGCGCGGATGTCGCGGCTTGGGCCCGACGGAAAGCTGGTTTCCGGCGATGCGCCGACCAAGGAAGTGCCGCTGCACACCGCGCTCTACCAGACCCGCAGCGCCGCACGCGCTGTGGTGCATCTGCATTCGACCCACTCGGTGGCGTTGTCGATGCTGCCCGAGATCGACCCCCACGCCGCGCTGCCGCCGATGACGCCCTATTATCTGATGAAATGCGGACAGACCGCGCTTGTGCCCTATTATCGACCCGGCGACCGGGCAGTAGCCGACGCCATCAAGGGGCTGGCCGGCAAATACTCGTCCGTGCTGCTAGCCAATCATGGGCCGGTGGTGTCCGGCGACACGCTGGAGGCGGCCGTTTACGCGATTGAGGAACTGGAAGAGACGGCGAAACTCTATCTGCTGCTGCGCGGGCTGAATCCGCGGTATCTGTCGCCGGAGCAAGTGATGGATTTGACCAAGGTGTTTGGGCTGGTGCTGCCGGAGCATTCACACAATCACAAATAA
- a CDS encoding ABC transporter ATP-binding protein, whose translation MTTPLLETRGVWQRFGGLIANSDVSISVGRGEIVGLIGPNGAGKSTLFNLIAGVLPPTQGSIIFDGEDVTALPAAERCQRGVGRTFQVVKSFETMTVIDNVIVGALVRTTVMRDARRKAHQVLEFCGLGPRANVLASDLVPSEKRRLEVARALATEPKLLLLDEVLTGLTPVEAKTGVELVRKVRDTGVTVLMVEHVMEIVMPLVDRAIVLDLGKVLVEGKPADVVRDPKVITAYLGDRHAVGA comes from the coding sequence ATGACGACGCCTCTTCTGGAAACCCGCGGCGTCTGGCAGCGCTTTGGCGGCCTGATCGCCAACAGTGACGTCTCGATTTCGGTCGGCCGCGGCGAGATCGTCGGGTTGATCGGTCCGAACGGCGCGGGGAAGTCGACGCTGTTCAACCTGATCGCGGGCGTGCTGCCGCCGACCCAAGGCTCGATCATCTTCGACGGCGAGGACGTCACCGCATTGCCGGCCGCCGAGCGCTGCCAGCGCGGCGTCGGCCGCACCTTCCAGGTCGTGAAAAGTTTCGAGACCATGACCGTCATTGACAACGTCATCGTCGGCGCGCTGGTCCGCACCACCGTGATGCGCGATGCCCGCCGCAAGGCGCATCAGGTGTTGGAATTCTGCGGCCTTGGTCCGCGCGCCAACGTGCTGGCGAGCGACCTGGTGCCCTCCGAAAAGCGCCGGCTCGAAGTGGCGCGGGCGCTGGCGACCGAGCCGAAGCTCCTTCTGCTCGACGAGGTGCTCACCGGGCTGACACCGGTCGAGGCCAAGACCGGCGTCGAGCTGGTGCGCAAGGTGCGCGACACCGGCGTCACCGTGCTGATGGTCGAGCACGTCATGGAAATCGTGATGCCGCTGGTCGACCGCGCCATCGTGCTCGATCTCGGCAAGGTGCTGGTCGAGGGCAAGCCCGCCGACGTCGTCCGCGATCCGAAAGTCATCACCGCCTATCTGGGAGACCGTCATGCTGTCGGTGCATGA
- the otnK gene encoding 3-oxo-tetronate kinase: MKLSLGCIADDYTGASDLANTLTRQGLRTVQTIGVPPDDLALPEVDAVVVSLKSRSIEADVAVDRSRAAEKWLRGRGAGHVLFKICSTFDSTDAGNIGPVMDALRTDSGDAIVLVTPAFPETGRTVYQGNLFVGSVPLNESPLKDHPLNPMHDSNLVRVLARQSKTKVGLVDLATLSRGAEPVRGRLADLAGKGIGAAIIDAVFDRDLETIGAVALDHRLSVGASGIGLGLARALVASGKVKAAAAGAVSGAPVGGPAACLAGSCSQATLAQIANAEKTMPVLHLDPEQIIAGPAEARRALAWASDRITDGPILIASSSTPDQVSALQSRHGRDAAGHAIEQAMADIAEGLVRSGVRRLVVAGGETSGAVVDRLRIPGFLVGEEIAAGVPVLSAVGTDRGGMLLALKSGNFGGPAFFSDALNLMR; encoded by the coding sequence GTGAAACTGTCTCTGGGCTGCATCGCCGACGACTACACCGGCGCCTCCGATCTCGCCAACACGCTCACCCGTCAGGGCCTGCGCACGGTGCAGACCATCGGCGTGCCGCCGGACGATCTGGCGCTGCCCGAGGTCGACGCGGTCGTGGTCTCGCTCAAGAGCCGCTCGATCGAGGCTGATGTCGCAGTAGACCGTTCGCGCGCCGCGGAAAAATGGCTGCGCGGCCGCGGCGCCGGCCATGTGCTGTTCAAGATCTGCTCGACCTTCGATTCCACAGACGCCGGCAATATCGGCCCTGTCATGGACGCGCTGCGCACGGATTCCGGCGATGCGATCGTGTTGGTGACGCCGGCCTTTCCGGAGACCGGACGCACCGTCTATCAGGGTAACCTGTTCGTCGGTTCCGTGCCGCTGAACGAAAGCCCGCTGAAGGACCATCCACTCAACCCGATGCACGATTCCAATCTGGTGCGGGTGCTGGCGCGGCAGAGCAAGACCAAGGTCGGCCTGGTCGATCTCGCCACGCTGTCGCGCGGCGCGGAGCCGGTTCGCGGGCGTCTCGCCGATTTGGCGGGCAAGGGGATTGGCGCGGCCATCATCGACGCAGTCTTTGATCGCGATCTGGAAACGATCGGCGCCGTCGCGCTGGATCACCGCTTGTCGGTAGGTGCATCCGGCATTGGCCTCGGCCTCGCCCGGGCGCTGGTTGCCTCCGGCAAGGTCAAGGCGGCTGCCGCGGGCGCGGTATCAGGCGCGCCGGTCGGCGGACCGGCGGCGTGCCTTGCGGGGAGCTGCTCGCAGGCGACGCTGGCGCAGATTGCCAACGCTGAAAAGACGATGCCCGTCCTGCATCTCGATCCCGAGCAGATCATCGCCGGCCCCGCCGAAGCCCGCCGCGCGCTGGCCTGGGCGAGCGACCGAATCACTGACGGCCCGATCCTGATCGCCAGCAGCTCGACGCCGGATCAGGTTTCAGCTCTGCAATCCCGGCATGGCCGCGATGCAGCCGGGCATGCCATCGAGCAGGCGATGGCCGATATCGCCGAAGGCCTGGTGCGCTCAGGCGTGCGGCGCCTGGTGGTCGCCGGTGGTGAAACCTCAGGCGCCGTGGTCGATCGCCTGCGCATTCCCGGCTTCCTCGTAGGCGAAGAAATCGCTGCAGGAGTGCCGGTTTTAAGCGCCGTTGGCACCGACAGGGGCGGAATGTTGCTTGCCCTCAAGTCGGGCAATTTCGGCGGGCCCGCGTTTTTTTCCGATGCGCTGAACCTGATGCGCTGA
- a CDS encoding ABC transporter ATP-binding protein, whose amino-acid sequence MLSVHEVTTAYQGLVAISAVSIEVAKGEVVCVAGANGAGKSTLLKSIAGAERPRSGTVSFDGTRIDGMAQHVITSRGIAYVPENRRLFPRLSVRDNLRLGSYLYRGEADREAPLDLVFKLFPRLQERLEQRAETLSGGEQQMLAIGRALMTRPRLLMLDEPSQGIMPKLVDEIFQAVKRIRDAGMTVLIVEQRMSECLEIADRAYILQTGRVLMQGSAAEISVNPDVRKAYLGL is encoded by the coding sequence ATGCTGTCGGTGCATGAAGTCACCACCGCCTATCAGGGCCTGGTCGCGATCTCGGCGGTCTCGATCGAAGTGGCAAAGGGCGAGGTCGTGTGCGTCGCCGGCGCCAACGGCGCCGGCAAGTCGACGCTGTTGAAATCGATCGCCGGCGCGGAACGTCCGCGCTCCGGCACCGTGTCGTTCGACGGCACCCGCATCGACGGCATGGCGCAGCACGTCATCACCTCGCGCGGCATCGCCTATGTGCCGGAAAACCGCCGGCTGTTTCCGCGCCTGTCGGTGCGCGACAATTTAAGGCTCGGCAGCTATCTCTATCGCGGCGAGGCCGACCGCGAAGCGCCGCTCGATCTCGTGTTCAAGCTGTTCCCGCGCCTGCAAGAGCGGCTGGAGCAGCGCGCCGAAACGCTTTCCGGCGGCGAGCAGCAGATGCTCGCCATCGGCCGCGCCCTGATGACGCGCCCGCGGCTGCTGATGCTCGACGAGCCGTCGCAGGGCATCATGCCAAAACTGGTCGACGAAATCTTCCAGGCGGTGAAACGCATCCGCGACGCCGGCATGACCGTGCTGATCGTCGAGCAGCGGATGTCGGAGTGCTTGGAGATCGCCGACCGCGCCTACATCCTGCAGACCGGCCGCGTGCTGATGCAGGGCAGCGCGGCCGAGATCAGCGTCAATCCGGATGTGCGAAAGGCGTATCTGGGATTGTGA
- a CDS encoding branched-chain amino acid ABC transporter permease, translated as MDTAFAERRRRDLIVAFVLAAIAATVPLFVKDTYVQNMMVMTLMWGALSQSWNILSGYCGQISLGHALYFGLGAYTTALLFTKFGVLPWFGMLGGGVISALIAMALGYPCFRLRGHYFVIATIVIAEIGLLLFHNWDWAGAAMGIEIPARGDSWLKFQFPRSKLPYFYFALALACVAWFVTWWLEDSKWGYWWRAVKDNPEAAESLGVVVFNSKMGAAAVSAFLVAVGGSFYAQYVFYIDPESVMGFQFSLLMALPAVLGGIGTLWGPMLGAVILIPLTELTRSYVGGSGKGIDLIVYGGLIIAISLARPQGLIGLFSFKHFAGLFSSKRKEAVR; from the coding sequence ATGGATACCGCTTTCGCAGAACGCCGCCGCCGCGACCTCATCGTCGCCTTTGTCCTCGCCGCGATCGCGGCCACAGTCCCGCTGTTCGTCAAGGACACCTACGTCCAGAACATGATGGTGATGACGCTGATGTGGGGCGCGCTGTCGCAAAGCTGGAACATCCTTTCCGGCTATTGCGGCCAGATCTCGCTCGGCCATGCGCTCTATTTCGGGCTGGGCGCCTATACCACCGCGCTGCTGTTCACCAAGTTCGGCGTGCTGCCATGGTTCGGCATGCTCGGCGGCGGCGTGATCTCCGCGCTGATTGCGATGGCGCTCGGCTATCCCTGCTTCCGGCTGCGCGGACATTACTTCGTCATCGCCACCATCGTCATTGCCGAGATCGGGCTGCTGCTGTTTCACAACTGGGACTGGGCTGGTGCGGCGATGGGCATCGAAATCCCGGCGCGTGGCGATAGCTGGCTGAAATTCCAGTTCCCGCGCAGCAAGCTGCCGTATTTCTACTTTGCGCTGGCGCTGGCCTGCGTCGCCTGGTTCGTCACCTGGTGGCTGGAGGATTCCAAATGGGGCTACTGGTGGCGCGCGGTGAAGGACAATCCGGAAGCCGCCGAAAGCCTCGGCGTGGTCGTATTCAATTCCAAGATGGGCGCGGCGGCGGTATCGGCATTCCTGGTCGCAGTCGGCGGCAGCTTCTACGCGCAGTACGTCTTCTATATCGACCCTGAAAGCGTGATGGGCTTTCAGTTCTCGCTGCTGATGGCGCTGCCCGCGGTGCTCGGCGGCATCGGCACGCTGTGGGGGCCGATGCTGGGCGCGGTCATCCTGATCCCGCTCACCGAATTAACGCGCTCCTATGTCGGCGGCTCCGGAAAAGGTATCGACCTGATCGTCTATGGCGGCCTGATCATAGCGATCTCGCTGGCGCGGCCGCAGGGGCTGATCGGCCTGTTCTCGTTCAAACACTTCGCCGGACTGTTCTCGTCCAAGCGCAAGGAGGCTGTCCGATGA
- the otnI gene encoding 2-oxo-tetronate isomerase: MPRFAANLSMMFTEVPFLDRFDAAAKAGFTAVEYLFPYDHPAEAVGDRLKKNGLTQALFNLPPGNWDAGEKGFAALPERFDDLKRSLETALPYAKATGVRRLHLMAGIANRSESKAVEQFYKSVTWAAEFFAPHSLDVVIEPINARNVPGYFLNDFTFARDLITELKIANLKLQFDIYHCQIIHGDVTMRLREMMPITGHVQIASIPSRNEPDGEELNYPFLFTELDRLGYGGFVGCEYNPRGKTVDGLGWFKPYAGAKS, translated from the coding sequence ATGCCGCGTTTTGCCGCCAATCTCTCCATGATGTTCACCGAAGTTCCATTCCTCGATCGCTTCGACGCTGCGGCGAAAGCCGGCTTCACCGCGGTCGAATACCTGTTTCCCTACGATCATCCGGCGGAGGCCGTGGGCGATCGCCTGAAAAAGAACGGCCTGACGCAAGCGCTGTTCAATCTGCCGCCGGGCAATTGGGACGCCGGCGAAAAAGGTTTTGCTGCGCTACCGGAGCGTTTCGACGATCTCAAGCGAAGCCTTGAGACGGCGCTTCCTTACGCGAAGGCGACCGGCGTCAGGCGTCTGCATCTGATGGCAGGTATCGCCAACCGAAGCGAATCGAAAGCCGTAGAGCAGTTCTATAAGTCGGTGACGTGGGCCGCGGAATTCTTTGCGCCCCACAGCCTCGACGTCGTGATCGAGCCGATCAATGCCCGCAACGTGCCGGGCTACTTTCTCAACGACTTTACTTTTGCTCGCGACCTGATCACGGAGCTGAAGATCGCGAACCTGAAACTGCAGTTCGACATCTATCATTGCCAGATCATCCACGGCGACGTCACCATGCGGCTGCGCGAAATGATGCCGATCACCGGCCATGTCCAGATCGCCAGCATTCCCTCGCGCAACGAGCCAGACGGCGAAGAGCTGAACTATCCGTTCCTGTTCACCGAACTCGACCGTCTCGGCTATGGCGGCTTCGTCGGCTGCGAATACAACCCGCGCGGCAAGACCGTCGATGGTCTCGGCTGGTTCAAGCCCTATGCCGGAGCAAAATCGTGA
- a CDS encoding ABC transporter substrate-binding protein, with translation MNITRRNVLLGATAAAALGSVAARAQTSEVVIGVIYPFSGASAQMGVDAQKSFETALDIINKNHDFDLPLAKGEGLPGLGGAKIRLVFADHQADPQKGRAETERLITQEKVCAVIGTYQSAVAVTVSQICERYQVPFISADNSSPSLHKRGLKFYFRAAPHDEMFSAAMFNFFDAMKKKGTKIDTLSLFHEDTIFGTDSANTQLKLASERGYKVISDIKYRSNSPSLSAEVQQLKTANADVLMPSSYTTDGILLVKTMAELGYKPNAIVAQNAGFSEKALYDAVGDKLEGVISRGSFSLDLAAKRPMVGKINAMFKEKSGKDFNDLTSRQFMGLLVMADAINRAKSTDGEKIREALVATDIPGEQTIMPWKRVKFDELGQNNDADPVLLQYIGGKFVTIFPPQAAIAEAVWPMK, from the coding sequence ATGAACATCACGCGCCGTAACGTACTGCTTGGAGCCACTGCTGCCGCAGCACTCGGATCTGTCGCGGCCCGCGCGCAGACGTCCGAAGTCGTGATCGGCGTGATCTATCCGTTCTCCGGCGCCAGCGCGCAGATGGGCGTCGATGCGCAGAAGTCGTTCGAGACCGCGCTCGACATCATCAACAAGAACCATGATTTCGATCTGCCGCTGGCGAAAGGCGAGGGCTTGCCCGGCCTCGGCGGCGCCAAGATCCGCCTCGTCTTCGCCGACCATCAGGCCGATCCGCAGAAGGGCCGCGCCGAGACCGAGCGCCTGATCACCCAGGAGAAGGTCTGCGCCGTGATCGGTACCTATCAGAGCGCGGTCGCCGTCACCGTCAGCCAGATCTGCGAGCGCTACCAGGTCCCGTTCATCTCGGCGGATAATTCCTCGCCGAGCCTGCACAAGCGCGGCCTCAAATTCTATTTCCGCGCCGCTCCGCATGACGAGATGTTCTCGGCTGCGATGTTCAACTTCTTCGATGCGATGAAGAAGAAGGGCACCAAGATCGACACGCTGTCGCTGTTCCACGAAGACACCATCTTCGGCACCGACTCCGCCAACACCCAGCTCAAGCTGGCCTCCGAGCGCGGCTACAAGGTCATCTCCGATATCAAGTACCGCTCCAACTCGCCGTCATTGTCCGCTGAGGTACAACAGCTCAAGACGGCGAATGCCGACGTCTTGATGCCCTCGAGTTACACCACCGACGGCATCCTGCTGGTGAAAACCATGGCCGAGCTCGGCTACAAGCCGAACGCGATCGTGGCGCAGAACGCCGGCTTCTCCGAAAAAGCGCTGTACGACGCTGTCGGCGACAAGCTCGAAGGCGTGATCTCGCGCGGCAGCTTCTCGCTCGACCTCGCCGCCAAGCGGCCGATGGTCGGCAAGATCAACGCCATGTTCAAGGAGAAGTCGGGCAAGGACTTCAACGACCTCACCTCGCGCCAGTTCATGGGGCTCTTGGTGATGGCGGACGCCATCAACCGCGCCAAATCGACCGACGGCGAAAAGATCCGCGAGGCGCTGGTCGCGACCGACATTCCGGGCGAGCAGACCATCATGCCCTGGAAGCGCGTCAAGTTCGACGAGCTCGGCCAGAACAACGACGCCGACCCGGTGCTGCTGCAATATATCGGCGGCAAGTTCGTCACCATCTTCCCGCCGCAGGCCGCCATCGCCGAAGCCGTCTGGCCGATGAAATAA